One stretch of Oculatellaceae cyanobacterium DNA includes these proteins:
- a CDS encoding polysaccharide biosynthesis tyrosine autokinase, with protein sequence METEQTSKIKVLPNIKPVRQLQELPSIDKDEYISPSQKTVNLLPLWRTIRRKAVLIAGVTSLATVAAVLLLGKEPPLYQGDFQLLVEPITNEAKSNDPSAITRSEKQAPNFSVDYPTQVAILQSQKMLSEIVQQVQTQYPSFNYGELRQGLMVGRVGKTPSDNTKIIQVIYQNQNPKIAQFVLEKIAEKYLKYSLDERRSRIGEGVKFIDSQTPALQKRVDNLQSQLQILQRQYKLTDPKQNGEELFAQTRQIAGEKSAVQRQLQELSSLYTNLNKQLNLTPDEAIAASALSEDPIYQEAVGKLREVEGQIAVESTRFTAESPPMQALDAKRQSLIALLNQESQRIVGQQGLNTSKNFQGLGSQSTVRLELIKQLVDTRNQIQTLQVRNQALAQSKDAFEQAARQFPDVARQYTAIQQQLELTTQTLNQLLSQRETLRVESAQNQVPWELVSPPQIAINAVGLPISEKGDSSKKLMMVVMLGLALSIVAAVLLEKYYDIFYTSEDLKDAVKLPVLGEIPLDKSIQESPDATALEGDLAGNEEVSGNNYFLKAFDSLYANIRFLFSDQPVRSLTICSACDGDGKSTIALHIAETAASIGQRVLLVDANFHEPEIHNMLGITNYKGLSDLLSKKMAPNEAIMRSPQVDNLFVLTSGQALPNSSKILGSAQMQYLMENFQATFDLVVYDTPHLSAAMDANFIATHTDGILMVAGINKTKQSTLKQVINQLNTFGLQTLGVVANYVTKSPSKLNSL encoded by the coding sequence ATGGAAACCGAACAAACCTCTAAGATTAAAGTTTTACCGAATATCAAGCCAGTCAGACAATTACAGGAATTGCCATCAATAGACAAAGATGAGTACATTTCTCCGTCGCAAAAAACAGTAAATCTGCTTCCCCTGTGGAGGACTATTCGGCGGAAAGCTGTTCTGATAGCTGGGGTTACAAGTTTAGCAACTGTTGCAGCCGTGCTTTTGTTGGGGAAGGAACCGCCTTTATATCAAGGTGACTTTCAGCTTTTAGTCGAGCCTATAACAAATGAGGCAAAAAGTAACGATCCCAGTGCCATTACTCGCTCAGAGAAACAAGCGCCTAACTTTAGTGTGGACTATCCAACTCAGGTGGCGATTTTACAGAGTCAGAAGATGCTGTCTGAAATTGTTCAGCAAGTTCAAACACAGTATCCCAGTTTTAACTATGGGGAATTAAGACAGGGATTAATGGTTGGACGAGTAGGAAAAACTCCATCTGATAATACAAAGATTATTCAAGTTATTTATCAAAACCAAAATCCCAAAATAGCTCAATTTGTTCTCGAAAAAATTGCTGAAAAATATTTAAAATACAGTCTTGATGAACGCAGAAGTCGCATTGGCGAGGGAGTGAAGTTTATTGACAGCCAAACCCCCGCGTTGCAAAAACGAGTAGATAACCTGCAATCGCAACTACAGATACTGCAAAGACAGTACAAGCTGACCGATCCTAAACAAAATGGAGAAGAATTATTTGCCCAAACTCGTCAAATCGCAGGAGAAAAATCAGCAGTCCAAAGGCAGCTACAAGAGTTAAGTAGTCTCTACACGAACTTAAATAAACAATTAAACTTAACCCCCGATGAAGCAATTGCAGCATCGGCTTTGAGTGAAGATCCTATATATCAAGAGGCAGTTGGCAAACTCAGGGAAGTAGAAGGTCAGATTGCCGTAGAATCCACCCGATTTACGGCAGAGAGTCCACCTATGCAAGCCCTAGATGCCAAACGGCAAAGTTTAATAGCTTTACTGAATCAGGAATCACAAAGAATTGTAGGGCAACAAGGACTAAATACATCGAAGAACTTCCAAGGGCTGGGATCACAAAGTACGGTTCGTTTAGAACTTATTAAGCAACTGGTAGATACACGTAACCAAATACAAACCCTACAGGTTCGCAATCAGGCGCTGGCACAGAGTAAAGATGCTTTTGAGCAAGCAGCGCGGCAATTTCCCGATGTGGCACGGCAGTATACAGCGATACAGCAACAGTTAGAGCTTACTACCCAGACGCTTAACCAACTTTTGAGTCAGCGAGAAACACTGCGAGTTGAGTCCGCTCAAAATCAAGTGCCTTGGGAATTGGTTTCTCCGCCTCAGATAGCTATAAATGCGGTTGGTCTTCCCATATCCGAAAAGGGTGATTCTAGCAAGAAGCTGATGATGGTAGTGATGTTAGGCTTGGCTTTGAGTATAGTAGCTGCTGTACTTTTAGAAAAGTACTATGATATTTTCTACACATCCGAAGACCTGAAAGATGCGGTTAAATTGCCTGTTTTAGGAGAAATTCCCCTCGATAAAAGTATTCAAGAGTCACCGGATGCAACCGCCTTAGAGGGGGATCTTGCAGGAAATGAGGAAGTTAGTGGTAATAATTATTTCTTAAAAGCATTCGATTCACTCTACGCCAACATCCGTTTTCTCTTCTCCGATCAACCAGTTCGCTCCTTGACAATTTGTTCAGCTTGTGATGGAGATGGCAAGTCCACGATCGCTCTACACATAGCCGAAACTGCAGCATCTATAGGTCAGCGCGTTTTATTGGTAGACGCTAATTTTCATGAACCTGAGATCCACAATATGTTGGGCATAACGAATTATAAAGGCTTAAGCGACCTGCTTTCTAAGAAAATGGCTCCTAATGAAGCGATTATGCGATCGCCTCAAGTAGATAATCTTTTTGTGTTAACTTCTGGTCAAGCCCTGCCGAACTCTAGCAAAATACTAGGGTCTGCTCAAATGCAGTATCTAATGGAAAACTTTCAGGCAACGTTTGATTTGGTTGTTTATGACACACCACATCTTTCTGCTGCTATGGATGCAAATTTTATAGCTACTCATACAGATGGTATATTGATGGTTGCAGGAATAAACAAGACTAAGCAGTCTACACTAAAGCAAGTTATAAATCAATTAAACACTTTTGGCTTACAAACTCTAGGTGTAGTTGCTAATTATGTTACGAAAAGCCCAAGTAAGTTAAACAGCCTTTAA
- a CDS encoding HpsJ family protein, producing the protein MTASKKTQWDSSSLLALVGYSLLGLTLFDILDIFIPPKFLDPAWEFEALGNVIERVPLPLLALGLILYSETKPLRRNFISKLSLVLGLLFFLMVPLFISDTLRLNAQNEQQAAGLFSQQQTQIQQVKSQITNATTAPELENLQNLLKLPASNLNSNNPEQLKKQLLAKVAEAENALTVQTQAEQRRSRNVLLKKSLKWIVAALISGFVLITMWVKTRK; encoded by the coding sequence GTGACTGCATCAAAAAAAACTCAATGGGATTCGAGTTCTCTGCTTGCCCTAGTCGGCTACAGCCTATTAGGTTTAACATTATTTGATATTCTTGATATTTTTATACCACCGAAGTTTCTCGACCCTGCCTGGGAATTTGAGGCGCTAGGAAATGTGATAGAGCGTGTTCCTTTACCTTTGTTGGCGCTAGGTCTAATTTTATATTCAGAAACAAAACCTTTGCGGAGAAATTTTATATCCAAGCTTTCCCTGGTATTGGGACTGCTATTTTTCTTAATGGTGCCTTTATTTATCAGTGACACTTTGCGACTAAACGCTCAAAACGAGCAACAAGCTGCTGGGCTATTCAGCCAACAGCAGACTCAAATCCAACAGGTAAAAAGCCAAATCACCAACGCGACAACCGCGCCAGAATTGGAAAATCTGCAAAACCTGCTTAAACTCCCAGCTAGCAATCTCAACAGTAATAACCCTGAGCAATTAAAAAAGCAACTACTTGCAAAAGTTGCCGAAGCTGAAAATGCCTTAACTGTGCAAACTCAAGCAGAGCAAAGAAGGTCGCGCAACGTTCTGCTGAAAAAATCTCTTAAATGGATCGTGGCAGCATTAATTTCTGGCTTTGTATTGATCACAATGTGGGTGAAAACACGCAAATGA
- a CDS encoding cyanoexosortase A system-associated protein, with protein sequence MSFLKQWRMPLLVITNAFAILVLGKVILDPSIVKDTSTTFEFPSVVPLPQWQLIESKALPGRNLRMPGKQYRYIQNQLPLDIDIRYVIETDGNIKQLIGKHTSINFSTAEPTLRIRQQPGVGFYGVYVDQERAYLDACINARGSSTFTSEQFIDNRKRYELQFNRLLAYLIADQSLRERRCLWSHLSIPLNDSSTETAYHNLETAWFSWYKWWSPRFPK encoded by the coding sequence ATGAGCTTCCTGAAACAGTGGCGAATGCCGTTGCTAGTCATCACCAATGCCTTTGCTATCTTGGTTCTGGGCAAGGTCATCTTAGATCCATCTATTGTCAAGGATACCTCAACTACTTTTGAGTTTCCCTCTGTGGTGCCACTACCACAATGGCAGCTAATAGAGAGCAAGGCTCTACCAGGACGCAATTTGCGTATGCCTGGAAAGCAGTATCGCTATATTCAGAATCAACTACCACTAGATATAGATATTCGCTACGTCATTGAAACTGATGGAAATATTAAGCAGCTTATAGGTAAGCATACTTCTATCAATTTTTCCACTGCTGAACCTACGCTGAGGATACGTCAGCAACCAGGGGTAGGTTTTTACGGTGTCTATGTTGACCAGGAAAGAGCGTACCTAGATGCCTGTATCAATGCACGGGGAAGCAGTACCTTTACTTCTGAACAATTTATCGACAATAGGAAGCGTTATGAGTTGCAGTTCAATCGCCTGCTGGCTTATTTAATCGCTGACCAATCCTTGCGGGAGCGGCGTTGCCTTTGGAGTCATTTGTCTATACCCTTAAATGATTCCTCAACAGAGACAGCGTACCACAACTTAGAAACCGCTTGGTTTTCCTGGTATAAGTGGTGGAGTCCCCGCTTTCCTAAATAG
- the crtA gene encoding cyanoexosortase A, translating to MRTINHSLIKSLNTYQFWLLTLAGGLIAINLSLQMKLTGDFIYLSFSLLLWGVVLSQLWKKRHTLNLSSGVFSTSMGLGLIAFILLRSLFTARVSLLFAFSPVLSALGLMWLASGFRGFKQYGQELLLIVVLSIPESLVSQLFDPSNLTANFATYILSHFGFKAYFQGINIVLNTGSVEVLQQCSGLVNMLLLWQLAMFFIVIFPTDLAKKIFVPVVGVVVGFIINAVRVAILTVLITNSQEEAFHYWHDGNGAQLFVLMSVVVFGVFCYFLVENEPANPEPI from the coding sequence ATGAGGACAATTAACCATAGCTTAATTAAGTCTCTAAACACCTACCAATTCTGGTTGTTAACTTTAGCGGGAGGCTTAATAGCTATCAACCTCAGCTTGCAGATGAAGCTTACTGGAGACTTTATCTATCTAAGTTTTAGTCTACTTTTATGGGGTGTTGTCTTATCTCAGTTATGGAAAAAACGTCACACATTAAACTTAAGTAGTGGCGTTTTCTCTACTTCGATGGGATTAGGACTCATTGCTTTTATACTTCTCAGGAGTCTATTTACCGCTAGGGTGTCGCTGCTGTTTGCCTTTTCGCCTGTGCTTTCAGCACTAGGTTTGATGTGGCTTGCTTCTGGATTTAGAGGATTTAAGCAATATGGGCAAGAACTACTACTTATAGTAGTTTTAAGCATACCTGAGAGTTTAGTTTCACAGTTATTTGACCCATCTAACCTGACAGCTAACTTTGCCACATATATACTGTCTCACTTTGGGTTTAAAGCTTATTTCCAAGGAATTAATATTGTCCTGAACACCGGAAGCGTAGAAGTTTTACAACAGTGTTCTGGCTTAGTTAATATGCTTTTATTATGGCAGTTAGCAATGTTTTTTATAGTAATCTTCCCGACTGACTTAGCAAAAAAGATTTTTGTGCCTGTTGTAGGTGTCGTTGTGGGATTTATAATCAATGCAGTGCGAGTTGCTATACTAACTGTTTTAATCACTAACTCACAAGAAGAAGCATTTCACTACTGGCATGATGGCAATGGTGCCCAGCTATTTGTGCTGATGTCGGTAGTAGTATTCGGGGTGTTTTGCTATTTTTTAGTTGAAAATGAACCTGCTAATCCCGAACCGATATAA
- a CDS encoding exopolysaccharide biosynthesis polyprenyl glycosylphosphotransferase — MLYSHNSGIINDLLQASSFTSLYLFRILFKRICDICFAALLIILTAPLFLCIALLIKLDSPGAVFYKQERMGLHNKIFTIWKFRTMVVDADERHKELEQLNEMKDGVLFKLKDDPRITRVGKFLRSSSLDELPQLFNVLLGDMSLVGPRPFALRDIEKISKRHYIRHAVLPGITGFWQVSGRSNITDFEQVVRLDTYYIENWSILLDLKILLKTIVVVLKKTGAY, encoded by the coding sequence ATGCTTTATTCTCATAACTCTGGAATTATTAATGATCTTTTGCAGGCAAGTAGCTTTACAAGTCTGTACCTATTTAGAATTTTATTTAAAAGAATATGTGATATCTGTTTTGCGGCTTTATTAATAATTTTGACAGCACCATTATTTTTGTGTATTGCCCTGCTCATAAAACTAGATTCCCCCGGAGCAGTTTTTTACAAGCAGGAACGTATGGGTTTGCATAACAAAATTTTCACCATTTGGAAATTTAGGACAATGGTTGTTGATGCAGACGAAAGGCATAAAGAATTAGAACAATTAAATGAAATGAAGGATGGTGTTTTATTTAAACTCAAAGATGATCCAAGAATTACCCGTGTAGGTAAGTTTTTGCGAAGTTCTAGTTTAGATGAATTACCACAATTATTTAACGTCTTGCTGGGAGATATGAGCTTAGTTGGCCCTCGACCTTTTGCTCTCAGGGATATAGAAAAAATTTCTAAGCGTCACTACATACGTCACGCAGTATTACCTGGAATAACAGGGTTTTGGCAAGTTTCTGGTCGCTCAAACATTACAGATTTTGAACAAGTAGTACGTTTAGATACTTACTACATTGAAAACTGGTCAATTTTATTAGATTTAAAGATTTTGCTGAAAACAATTGTAGTTGTTTTGAAGAAAACAGGCGCTTACTAA
- a CDS encoding glycosyltransferase, with translation MSRVGLVAIGRNEGQRLRECLTSVIPKVAHIVYVDSGSTDGSVDLARSLNVNVVELDLSTPFSAARGRNAGFDYLLQAYPQIEFVQFVDGDCEVVEGWLERAKAELEAQPNIAIVCGRRREQYPQLSVYHRLCDIEWNTPIGETKACGGDAMMRVQAFRSVGGFNPTVVAGEEPELCLRLRQQGWKILRVDAEMTLHDVQMLHFHQWWKRALRGGHAYAEGAWLHGNTQERHWVKESLSICFWGLLLPLLALGMVWTTDGLSLLLLGAYPLLTYRIFHRMQQRNYSFNDAWVYALFCVLSKFPSVIGQIKFYWHKQLRQQLTYYFTFGFYKEKLQPKLCK, from the coding sequence GTGAGTCGAGTTGGATTAGTTGCAATCGGACGAAATGAAGGTCAACGCCTGCGCGAGTGCTTGACTTCAGTGATCCCAAAAGTAGCACATATAGTATATGTAGATTCTGGCTCTACCGATGGCAGTGTCGACTTGGCGCGATCGCTCAATGTAAATGTGGTAGAACTCGACTTATCTACACCTTTTAGTGCTGCACGTGGCAGAAATGCAGGGTTTGATTATCTGCTGCAAGCATATCCCCAGATTGAATTTGTCCAATTTGTTGATGGCGACTGCGAAGTAGTTGAAGGTTGGTTAGAACGCGCCAAAGCTGAACTTGAAGCCCAACCTAATATTGCGATCGTCTGTGGTAGGCGGCGTGAGCAATATCCGCAACTATCGGTTTACCATCGCTTGTGCGATATCGAGTGGAATACACCGATCGGCGAAACTAAGGCGTGTGGTGGTGATGCCATGATGCGCGTACAAGCTTTCAGATCAGTAGGCGGTTTCAATCCTACTGTGGTTGCTGGTGAGGAACCAGAATTGTGTTTGCGGCTGCGCCAGCAGGGATGGAAGATTCTGCGCGTAGATGCCGAGATGACCTTGCATGATGTGCAAATGCTTCATTTCCACCAGTGGTGGAAGCGTGCTTTGAGAGGAGGTCATGCCTATGCAGAGGGTGCTTGGTTACACGGTAATACTCAGGAGCGTCATTGGGTTAAGGAAAGCCTGAGTATCTGCTTCTGGGGGTTGCTCTTACCGTTGCTGGCATTGGGGATGGTATGGACAACAGATGGCTTAAGCTTATTGCTTTTGGGTGCTTACCCACTGCTGACTTATCGCATTTTTCATCGTATGCAGCAGCGCAACTATAGTTTTAATGATGCCTGGGTTTATGCTCTGTTTTGTGTTCTCAGTAAATTTCCCAGTGTAATAGGACAAATAAAGTTTTATTGGCACAAGCAATTGCGGCAGCAACTTACATACTATTTTACCTTTGGCTTTTATAAAGAAAAACTTCAACCAAAACTCTGTAAATAA
- a CDS encoding WecB/TagA/CpsF family glycosyltransferase, which translates to MKKINILNVLIDNFSTQELLEKLNLYGGIVFTPNVDHLVKLQKNQELLEVYNSATYKVCDSQIVMYAAKYLGTPIKEKISGSDLLPKFCEYNQHNPNTKIFLLGAAEGVAKKAQENLNIQTGREIVVASYSPSFGFEKNEKECQEIVDMINKSGANVLVVGVGMPKQERWIAKYKDQLKNVKIFLALGASIDFAAGCKKRSPSWMSVLGLEWLHRLLSEPKRLAKRYLIEDLPFFWLVVQQKISLSSIPAITQPELQQEFVAQELITNLQSQQSQVVVKSLQ; encoded by the coding sequence ATGAAAAAAATTAATATTCTTAATGTATTGATTGATAATTTTTCAACACAAGAATTGCTGGAAAAATTAAATTTATATGGCGGGATTGTATTTACGCCAAATGTAGACCATTTGGTAAAACTACAAAAAAATCAAGAGTTATTGGAAGTTTATAACAGTGCCACCTATAAAGTATGTGACAGTCAGATAGTCATGTATGCGGCTAAGTATTTAGGCACTCCTATTAAAGAAAAAATTAGTGGATCTGACCTGCTTCCTAAGTTCTGTGAGTATAATCAGCACAATCCTAATACTAAAATATTTTTATTAGGAGCGGCTGAAGGAGTAGCAAAAAAAGCTCAAGAAAACTTAAATATTCAAACTGGCAGAGAAATTGTAGTCGCTTCATATTCCCCTTCTTTTGGTTTTGAAAAAAATGAAAAAGAATGTCAAGAAATAGTTGACATGATTAATAAATCGGGGGCTAATGTTTTAGTAGTAGGAGTGGGTATGCCAAAACAAGAGAGGTGGATTGCAAAGTATAAAGATCAGTTAAAAAATGTCAAAATTTTTTTGGCGTTAGGTGCATCAATTGATTTTGCTGCTGGCTGCAAAAAGAGGTCGCCAAGCTGGATGAGTGTTCTAGGTTTAGAGTGGCTACATAGACTTTTAAGCGAACCAAAGCGACTGGCAAAAAGGTATTTAATAGAAGATCTTCCTTTCTTTTGGTTAGTTGTACAGCAAAAAATTAGTTTATCCAGCATACCAGCAATAACGCAGCCAGAATTGCAACAAGAGTTTGTGGCTCAAGAATTAATCACAAATCTTCAATCACAACAATCTCAAGTTGTCGTGAAAAGTCTTCAGTAA
- a CDS encoding glycosyltransferase family 2 protein: protein MSNTTGSSNPTQLLVVIVNYRTPSLTIDCLRSLVDEVKSLSGIDVVVADNASGDESVEQIAEAIATENWDSWASLMPLQCNGGFAFGNNAVIRPALNSPNPPPYFLLLNPDTIVYPGALQALMDFMDKNPEVGMAGSRLEDLDGTPQESAFRFPTVFSELDSGLRLGVVSKLLSKWMIAPPISAQPCKTDWVAGASMIVRREVFEAVGLLDEEYFMYYEEMDFCLQANKHGWSCWYVPESRVVHLVGQSSGVTDNKRPPKRRPQYWFDSRQRYFLKNYGWLYTALADAFWTFGFALWTLRRGVQGKPDRDPPKFLSDFLRNSVFLKKYQSSQR, encoded by the coding sequence ATGTCTAATACAACTGGGTCAAGTAACCCGACGCAATTGCTTGTAGTTATCGTCAACTACCGAACGCCCAGTTTGACAATAGATTGCTTGCGCTCTTTAGTCGATGAAGTAAAGTCTTTATCCGGCATTGATGTTGTAGTCGCCGATAATGCTTCTGGAGATGAATCAGTTGAGCAAATTGCAGAGGCGATCGCAACTGAGAATTGGGATAGTTGGGCATCCCTAATGCCACTCCAATGCAACGGAGGATTCGCCTTTGGTAATAACGCGGTCATCCGCCCAGCACTCAATTCTCCTAATCCACCGCCTTACTTTTTGTTGCTCAACCCAGATACAATTGTTTACCCTGGGGCTTTACAGGCGCTAATGGATTTTATGGATAAAAATCCAGAGGTGGGAATGGCTGGCAGTCGTTTGGAAGACTTAGATGGCACTCCGCAGGAGTCAGCTTTTCGTTTTCCTACGGTATTCAGCGAGTTAGACTCAGGCTTGCGTCTAGGAGTAGTCTCAAAATTATTGTCAAAGTGGATGATTGCGCCACCAATTTCAGCACAACCCTGTAAAACAGATTGGGTTGCCGGGGCGAGTATGATTGTCCGTCGTGAGGTATTTGAAGCGGTTGGCTTGCTAGATGAAGAATATTTCATGTATTACGAAGAAATGGACTTTTGCCTACAGGCTAACAAACACGGATGGAGTTGCTGGTATGTGCCTGAAAGTCGGGTTGTGCATCTAGTCGGGCAAAGCTCAGGTGTGACTGATAATAAGCGTCCACCTAAGCGGCGACCACAGTATTGGTTTGATTCCAGGCAACGGTATTTTCTCAAGAATTATGGTTGGCTGTACACGGCTTTAGCGGACGCATTTTGGACTTTTGGTTTTGCCTTGTGGACCTTGCGCCGGGGAGTTCAAGGCAAACCGGATCGTGATCCACCAAAATTCCTGAGTGATTTCCTCCGTAATAGTGTATTTCTTAAAAAATATCAATCTAGCCAACGCTGA
- a CDS encoding serine O-acetyltransferase has product MVTEPNFISNFNQPETTALGLWQQIKEDWIAHGRDWTKPGFRAVAIQRFGVWRMKLKPLIIRAPFSILYRALYRKVRNTYGIDLPYTVKLGRRVIIEHQGAIVIHGNCSIGDDCIIRQGVTLGNRYLDSPFDAPKLGDRVNVGAGAKILGNVTLGDDVNIGANAVVLSDIPPGATAVGIPAKIIMTNGN; this is encoded by the coding sequence ATGGTGACAGAGCCGAATTTTATATCAAATTTTAATCAACCAGAAACCACGGCTCTGGGGTTATGGCAACAGATAAAAGAAGACTGGATTGCTCATGGACGTGATTGGACTAAACCTGGCTTTCGGGCAGTAGCAATTCAGCGCTTTGGTGTCTGGAGAATGAAGCTCAAACCATTAATAATTCGCGCTCCATTCAGCATTCTCTACCGGGCGTTGTATCGAAAAGTTAGAAATACTTATGGAATTGATTTGCCTTACACTGTTAAGCTGGGTCGTCGCGTAATCATTGAACATCAAGGTGCCATTGTTATTCATGGAAATTGTTCGATTGGCGACGATTGTATTATCCGACAAGGTGTGACTCTGGGGAATCGCTACTTGGATAGTCCGTTCGATGCGCCGAAATTGGGCGATCGCGTTAACGTCGGCGCTGGTGCAAAAATTCTTGGCAATGTTACCCTCGGCGATGACGTGAACATCGGTGCCAACGCTGTAGTTTTATCCGATATTCCTCCTGGTGCAACTGCGGTTGGTATTCCCGCCAAAATTATCATGACTAATGGGAATTGA